In Callithrix jacchus isolate 240 chromosome 18, calJac240_pri, whole genome shotgun sequence, one DNA window encodes the following:
- the LOC100393890 gene encoding protein FAM110A-like, whose product MPVDTLSPGAPAAPALPCRLRTKVPGYLLRRPADGGVRKPSAVERLEADKAKYVKSLHVANTRQEPVQPLLSKQPLFSPETRRTVLTPSRRALPGPCRRPQLDLDILSSLINLCDSPVSPAEPSRTPGRAEGAGQPPPATRPRPPPSTSAVRRVDVRPLPASPAQPCPSSGPAAASSPARPPGLQRSKSDLSERFSRAAADLERFFNFCGLDPEEARGLGVAHLARASSDIVSLAGPSAGPGSSEGGCSHRSSVTVEERPGSASPTACRWWSAMPA is encoded by the coding sequence ATGCCTGTGGACACGCTGAGCCCTGGAGCCCCGGCCGCCCCTGCCCTACCTTGCCGCCTGCGGACCAAGGTCCCCGGCTACCTGCTACGGAGGCCGGCAGATGGTGGAGTCCGGAAACccagtgctgtggagcgcctggAGGCCGACAAGGCCAAGTACGTCAAGAGCCTGCATGTGGCCAACACCCGCCAGGAACCTGTGCAGCCCCTGCTGTCCAAACAGCCACTCTTTAGCCCTGAGACTCGCCGCACAGTGCTCACGCCCAGCCGCCGAGCCCTGCCTGGCCCCTGCCGACGGCCCCAGCTGGACCTGGACATCCTCAGCAGCCTCATCAACTTGTGTGATAGTCCCGTGTCTCCTGCTGAGCCCAGCCGCACTCCTGGACGGGCAGAGGGAGCTGGCCAGCCTCCCCCAGCCACCCGCCCACGACCGCCACCCAGTACCTCTGCGGTCCGCCGAGTGGACGTCCgccctctgcctgcctcacctgcccagccctgcccgtCATCGGGTCCTGCGGCCGCCTCCAGCCCAGCCCGGCCACCGGGTTTGCAACGCTCTAAGTCAGACTTAAGCGAGCGCTTTTCTAGGGCAGCCGCTGACCTTGAGCGCTTTTTTAACTTCTGCGGCCTGGACCCGGAGGAGGCAAGAGGGTTGGGTGTGGCCCACCTGGCACGGGCCAGCTCGGACATTGTGTCCTTGGCCGGGCCCAGTGCTGGGCCGGGCAGCTCTGAAGGGGGCTGCTCCCACCGCAGCTCGGTTACTGTTGAGGAGCGGCCCGGGAGCGCGTCCCCTACGGCGTGTCGGTGGTGGAGCGCAATGCCCGCGTGA